The Polyangium aurulentum genomic interval CCTCGAGGGCGACCCGACGATCTTCGGCGCGGCCAGCGCGTACGACGCCGCGCACCTGCTCTTCTACAGCGCCGCCTCGATCCAGGACGGCGTGCTCAGCGGCCGCAACCTCGCCCTCGGCATGACCAAGATGTCGAGCGCCGACCCGGCAGAAGCGGTCGTCGAAGCGGGGACCGCCAAGCTCGGCGAGGCGCTCGGCAACCTGGCGAACGGCACGTACAAGTCCATCGACTACGTGGGCGCGTTCGGCTCGCTCGACTTCGATGAGGCCACCAACGAGCCCGAGGCGGACGTGCAGATCTTCTGCCTCGCCGACGACGGCTCGGGCAAGGCGACCACCCTGCTCTCGGGCGCCTATTACGACTCCGAGACGGGCGCGCTCGCGGGCACGATCAGCCCCGATTGCCAGTAGCGGACGTCGAAATGAAAAAGGGCCGCGGCGTCGAGGTGCCGCGGCCCTTTTCTTTTGGGGCGAGCTCCGGTCAGAAGCTGCCGCTGAGCTGCGCGCCCGTCGGCGAGACGCCGAGGCGGACGTTCTGGATGCCGCCCGTGCGCGAGGCGGGCGTGGCGGGCTTCGGATCGCGCAGCGTGAAGACCAGCGTGACCGCGCCCGCGACGGCGGTGGCCGCGATGAGGCCGTCGGTGAGACCGGCGAAGAGCGTGGTCGCCCCCGCGGCCTTGTCGAGCTCTTCACGCGTCGTCTGCTTGGTGGGATCGCGCAGCTCCTCGAGCTCGCCAGCCTTCTGCAGGGCGAAGACGCCGCACACGGCCGCGCCTGCCGCGAGCCCGCCCGTCACGACCCAGCCGATCCACACCGGCCCCTTCTGGGGCGGGGGAGGGGGAGGGGGCGGCGCCGTGGTCGTCGTCGTGGGCACGGGCGTCGTCGTGGGCACGGGCGTCGTCGTGGGCACCGGGTCGGCCTGCCTCTGCGTCTCGGGCAGGTCGAGCGTCACGCTCTCCGAGTCGAAGCTCGCGACCTCGATCGTCTTCGAGGCGCTCTGGCGGCCCTCTTTCGTGGCCACGATGCGATGGCGGCCGGGGTTGACGATCACCGGCTTGGTGAACGGCGTCTTGCCGACGATGACGTCGTCGATCGCGATCTCGGCGTCGGGGACGCTCGTCGTGATGGTCACGCGCGCGACGCGGGTGCGCAGCTTCTCGATGTCCTTCTCGACGTCGGCGCGGCGCTTCGGGTCGATGTTGGCGCCGCCCTGCGCGAGGTACTGCTCGAAGGACGTGAGCGCGTTCGCGTAGTCCTGGAGCTGGAAGTAGACGTTGCCGATGTTGTAGAGGACGTTGTAGTT includes:
- a CDS encoding PEGA domain-containing protein yields the protein MKTPRRIAFAIALSLPLLSLSTSAQQPAGQKAEPTKEAKDEASRRFRRGIELFQEGDYRAALIEFRRANELAPNYNVLYNIGNVYFQLQDYANALTSFEQYLAQGGANIDPKRRADVEKDIEKLRTRVARVTITTSVPDAEIAIDDVIVGKTPFTKPVIVNPGRHRIVATKEGRQSASKTIEVASFDSESVTLDLPETQRQADPVPTTTPVPTTTPVPTTTTTAPPPPPPPPQKGPVWIGWVVTGGLAAGAAVCGVFALQKAGELEELRDPTKQTTREELDKAAGATTLFAGLTDGLIAATAVAGAVTLVFTLRDPKPATPASRTGGIQNVRLGVSPTGAQLSGSF